In the Populus trichocarpa isolate Nisqually-1 chromosome 1, P.trichocarpa_v4.1, whole genome shotgun sequence genome, one interval contains:
- the LOC7480357 gene encoding uncharacterized protein LOC7480357: MAAAAEDTVEEEVGRVVEQAKELQETAASLIAKSTHDEQSVRQKALSLESSIRRCSSLLDRSNHLAPKLAAKLEEDLQKARCIIADGDASSFLPSKPQGRFLKMFLGPINVRASRKDVQFKVKEEYNSYRDRTALLFLFFPSVLLCLRSWVWNGCLPTFPVQLYQAWLLFLYTGLTLRENILRANGSDIRSWWINHHYCAMIMAVVSLTWEIKGQPNCAQKQRGVQLFLQWAMMQGVAMLLQNRYQRQRLYTRIALGKAKRMDVVWGETAGVDGQLWLLCPILFILQGFEAYVGLQLLRTAYKGVTSEWQVIFCGVLLVFMAVGNFLNTVEILMVKSRFKAKMKSKSKQEMD; encoded by the exons ATGGCGGCTGCGGCGGAGGACACGGTGGAGGAAGAGGTAGGTCGAGTGGTGGAACAAGCGAAGGAGTTGCAAGAAACCGCTGCTTCTTTAATTGCTAAATCTACACACGACGAACAATCTGTTCGCCAAAAAGCTCTCTCTCTTGAGTCTTCTATTCGGCGTTGCAGTTCTCTCCTTGACCGCAGCAATCACCTCGCTCCTAAATTAGCTGCCAAG CTTGAAGAAGATTTACAGAAAGCAAGATGTATTATAGCTGATGGAgatgcttcttcttttcttccttcaaaGCCTCAAg GGCGTtttctaaaaatgtttttgggACCGATTAATGTGCGTGCTTCTCGTAAAGATGTGCAGTTCAAGGTTAAAGAGGAGTATAACAGTTACAGG GATAGGACTGcacttttgtttctatttttcccATCGGTTTTGCTTTGTTTGAGGTCTTGGGTCTGGAATGGGTGCTTGCCTACGTTTCCAGTTCAATTGTATCAG GCGTGGCTATTGTTTCTCTACACTGGATTGACTTTGAGAGAGAATATATTGAGAGCCAATGGAAGCGATATTCGTTCATG GTGGATCAACCATCACTATTGTGCTATGATTATGGCCGTAGTTAGTCTCACATGGGAGATTAAAGGTCAACCAAATTGTGCTCAGAAGCAG AGAGGGGTACAATTGTTCTTGCAATGGGCTATGATGCAAGGAGTTGCAATGCTTTTGCAAAATAGATATCAACGCCAGAGACTCTATACCCGTATTGCTTTGGGAAAG gCTAAGCGAATGGATGTTGTGTGGGGAGAAACAGCTGGTGTGGATGGGCAGTTGTGGCTGTTGTGTCCTATACTCTTCATTCTGCAG GGTTTTGAGGCATATGTTGGACTACAGCTGCTCAGGACTGCATACAAGGGGGTCACCTCCGAGTGGCAG GTTATTTTCTGTGGTGTCCTTCTGGTCTTTATGGCAGTCGGGAACTTCTTAAACACAGTAGAGATACTAATGGTGAAGTCAAGGTTTAAGGCAAAAATGAAAAGTAAGAGCAAGCAGGAAATGGATTGA